From the Hevea brasiliensis isolate MT/VB/25A 57/8 chromosome 13, ASM3005281v1, whole genome shotgun sequence genome, the window aggaggactctcgaCTCCCTCATCCTGCATCTTATCATTGGCATTCAAATAACTGAGGGTGTCGTGTGTATAGTGAATATACATGAACCAATACAGAtatagattttcattccttttaattaggactctaattcaaaagggacGTGTTAATTATGACCTAAAGAGTTCCCTTCACTAATGAGAACTCTCAGTTAATAAAGGAAGGTCTTATCATCGGCATAATCAGCTGTAAAATCTCTACCCATATCGTTTCATCTCAAACTACTTTTGCAATTATAGTATTTGATTTGGGCCAAACTGAAGGAGGAACTACCCTTTAATAATACAAGCATGAGGACTCCAAGAAGGATTCTCCATTAGGCCTCAATATAAAATTCGGGGTTCTTAGAAAGACTTTTCGTGAACCGAACACCGAAAAATACTTGAtgaatttcattaaagataagagTTCATATGATTTTCGTGAAAATAAATCAACACCAAGGATttcaaggaaaggactctctcctgatctcccaTATTTTGCAAAGAATAAGCTTATTAATAAAACGTAAAACTAAAGGGGTTCAAGGAAAGGACTCTTTCCCGAACTCTCATGTTTATAAAGGATGAGCTTTATAATAAAAATGTAGAACTGCTAGGATTCAAAGGAAGGACCTTTTCCCAATCCCCTGCTAAAAGGGGTGGAATATTCAAAATATGATGAATAAATTATTCTACATGGATATGCTAAATGATAAATTTTCCGTTATTTTTCGATCTTTTTTTTACTATCTGGACTTCATTTCCAATCTCTTAGTAATCACCCGAGCGCTCCATATTTACCCAAACTTACATCTGACCCTCTCGACCTTATTATTTTCGATCCCCATAATTGAAGACCCAACTCTATATACTGAACTCATTATGTCAAACCTCCTCACTTTCATTTGTACCGATCTCTCCAATTAAATTCGAACTCTCCACTATTTTTTTCGAACCTCAAGCAACATTTATACCACCTGAACTCTTATTCTTAATATTACCAAAAGTAAAGGGAGAATATACTTTTGAAATGACGTATGCATTACTATATCAGGCAGAAGGTAATATTTGTGAGACAAACTAATCTATTCTAAAAGTTCAGCGTGATTAGATGTTCTAAAAGTTTGAATTCTAGCTCATGTAACAAATACAGCCTAATTGCATTCAATCAAAGGAAGGGCTATTAAGACATTTATCTGTAAAGAGCTATTAAAGGTGACAGGAGAGTTGCTGCTGATATCTCACGTCAAAATGGGATCGTAGAAGCTGGGCCGGCCAAGAGTGCCTTTTGAAATGATGAAAGTGATGGGGACAAGACCCTGATGACAAACCAAGATTAGACCACCAGGCTATTGTGTGAATCTACCGAAGAGAGGGACTAAAGTATTGGGAGTTCTGGAGACAAGATTCTTTAGAAAACATGTTTCTAAAGCCCCTTAAAGACCAAGAACTTCAGACTAAAAGGTAAAAAAGCCAAAGAGCAATACTTAAAACTAGAGACCCCAACCAAAGACCAGCGACCAGAGACCCCTTCTACAGTGTAGCATtcaagtatttatagggaacaaGGGTCTTAAAATGGAGAGTCAGGATTCAAGTAGGAAAAAATGAAGGGTCTGAATTTAGAAGAACAAAATCCAAAGGTTGGAAATTAAAGAGGATCAAAACTGAGGGTGGAGATTTAGCTCAGAATTCTTTTTCCCGTTCCTCTCTAATCCAACGGTTGGGGGTTTTGCCTTATagaatggatccaaaggctgggaatgtAAAGTGCTGAATCTATTATTTACTTTTAATCTAATGGCCCAAAACACGTCCTTATAAGTGAGATCAATAGTGTGGATTGAGGCATACCAGAATGCTTTAATCACCTCAGATCCAATGGTTTGGGTTCATCCTTACAAATGGGATGGATGGTGGAGATTGGATTATACCccaaatgctttaactaactcagatCCGATGGTGGGGGAGTTAATCTTGCAGATTAAGGGTCATGACTGAAAGTAACTTTTGAACTCTTGATTTCCCAAACCTTCCGATCTTTATTGGCCATTTCTCGATCTACCCGATCTTTGTATCTCATTCTCCTACCTGATCTCTTATTATAGTTGGTAGCTCTGAGACCTTCTAGTTTGACCTTTTAAACCAACTCTTTCCATGTCTGAACTCTTCTCGCTTCCTAATCTCTTTCCTATCCATTTTTTGCATCTGGTCTATGTAGGTGAACCTCGAATAATGGCAAAGCATTAAATTCTCCACTTACCAATGAGCCGCTTCGAGTTTTGCAAGCATTAAATGCCTAGGCCTATATATACTAGGGGGTAGTAGGCCGCCATTCTCACATTTCAACCTTTCCTTCTCCTGTCAATTTTTGGCCTGTTCTTCCCTATGCCTTACCTTTTCGGCACCATTTTTTACTATGACAATCGCTTTGATCTTTTTTTGATTACTTCCTTTACCTGTCACCTGAAAATGGACAAAACCGACGATCAGAGAATTACGAGAACATCATCTGATGATGGCGAGGGAACCGGACTAAATGGTTGATCAGGGTCCAAAATGACTACTGTATTGATCTCTGATCGACCTACCGGTTTGAGCCAAAGACCAATCTCGGGCGAGGGGactactaatttcaatcttgataatGGTGATCGCCTCTTGAAGTTTATTTGGCTCCTAACCATATCAGAGGTCTCGATTGAGGCTCGGTTCTGATTGATAACATCGAGCTTTCTACAGTCTTTACCATAGTTGATGAGAGCTACCTTCCTGATCTCCATGTATCTCTTGAATGACATCTTGAGATCGGGAGGTGTCGAACTGTGGAAACAATGGTAGAACGTAGGGTAGAGTAGGTAGGAATATCTGTAATTGATGATCGGGCTAGAGAGATCACCTAAATAATGTAATccaatcttttggaaatgaaatggacTTTTTATTTAAGCttagtttcattttattttatttatttattatgtccTTTATTACTTGTGTGGTTCTAATTGCCTTTCTGATTAGTCTCCCAACCGATCTCTTTTGACTGGACTCTCTTGCCCAATCTCTGGTCAATCCTTTTGAATGACCTCACATGTTTGATCCCTCTGCCTCTAGATTTTTCTCTTGTACACGGGATACAATTAAATTTTTCGCTTACCGATGCACCACCTAGGGTCtcacgagcatttaatgctcagacgaaTATAAATAGGAGGGGGGATTCAGTCATTCTCACATTTTGTTCTCTCCATTCCCTCAAGCCTCTTGACATTCTCTCTCAATTTCCCTAACTTTCCAGCGCCGATTTGCAATCTGATAATAGTTTGATCTTTTTTCTGTTAGttttgtcacactttacccctccgtaagatgtaacatgatcccgtagtatacctaataaattatcatacttcgcctaccgataatctattaaatatactacaagagattttgatAAAACAATCCCATTTAACAATCTGGCGTGGTggcaaaaatttaaactaaatgtTTTCAAATCCAATATCTGTCATAAAACTTTTTAGGAATAAT encodes:
- the LOC131172168 gene encoding uncharacterized protein LOC131172168, yielding MEIRKVALINYGKDCRKLDVINQNRASIETSDMVRSQINFKRRSPLSRLKLVVPSPEIGLWLKPVTGKGSNQKKIKAIVIVKNGAEKPLDPFYKAKPPTVGLERNGKKNSELNLHPQF